TTTTACATACTCTTAATATATATCTACTTAGGCTTAAATAATATGGTCTTATTCTCCTCCCCTCTTAGCAGCCTTCGTAGATTGTCTTTATGTTTATACACGCTCAAAAGACATGTGGCTACGCTGAATACTATTATATAAAAGGATACCTTAAATATGCACGCTATTATAGGAAAGGAGATGAGCGCAATTATGGACGCCAGAGAAACGTAATTAGAGACAGAAAAGACTACGATCCAGATGATCAGCGAGGGAAGCAGTATTAACGGAGCCAGCCCTATCGCGACTCCCAGGGTAGTGGCAACCCCCTTCCCTCCGCGGAATTTCAGAGTAACAGGCCAGATGTGACCGCATATCGCGATAAACCCGAGGAGAGACCTGTAGAAATCGTAGTCGAGATCGACTCCGAACGAGTAGGAATAACCTGCAACCAGCGTCACTGCCGCCAGGCCTTTAGATATATCTATTATCAGTGTTATAACGGCTGGGATCTTGCCGGCGGAACGCAGGACATTAGTTGCGCCGGCGTTCCCGGAGCCGACCTGCCGTATATCGACCCCTGCGAATATCTTTGTTATTATATAGCTCGTCGGAAATGCTCCGAGAATGTACGACAGCGCTACCGATGCAGCTATAGCTATAATAGAGCTCATTTACGGCGCCTTCTTCAAAACCGAGTGATTTTCATT
This window of the Candidatus Omnitrophota bacterium genome carries:
- the plsY gene encoding glycerol-3-phosphate 1-O-acyltransferase PlsY is translated as MSSIIAIAASVALSYILGAFPTSYIITKIFAGVDIRQVGSGNAGATNVLRSAGKIPAVITLIIDISKGLAAVTLVAGYSYSFGVDLDYDFYRSLLGFIAICGHIWPVTLKFRGGKGVATTLGVAIGLAPLILLPSLIIWIVVFSVSNYVSLASIIALISFPIIACIFKVSFYIIVFSVATCLLSVYKHKDNLRRLLRGEENKTILFKPK